The DNA segment agggctattttgagtaggataaggctgactagttgaaggacaaaagcttgcatggattatctcacactgagttcatggaagggctgcaccacacagggccttttcatccttcagcagatggacatcaggatagctTCTCCTTCAGGGATGCTCTGAGGACCACTATAACCCTGAGCACCCTAGACTCTGTGGATAACTCCTCCTTGTTCTGGAAGCACTGGGTCAAAGTggacttcttttccactttctgaacatggcttctaacagacataaccagttttatactaccagaactgtctgaaggtcctcatttctctcagcccccactgaggctgattgagacacaggtcggaaaaaccatgcatacacaaaaagaaacacacagacacacagtcacagacacacacacaagcacacgcagacttattcacataaaatcataactgagcagaaaacaatgaggtatctgttatggttcaggaccaagataattcagactatgcagaggtaatgtttcaagggagacccaaggactctgcgattattttagaggaagaaaaagcacGAGAGAAGCAGggtcatagtggcacactcctttaatcccagcacttgggaggcagaggcaggcagatttctgagtttgaggccagccgggtatacagagtgagttccaggacagccagtgctgcacagagaatccctgtctggggggagggggggagagaaacATCTAACAATGGTCCAAtttgggggcatatattaagaaattttttcatgaagcctcagaaatcacacaccaaacctgagcctgtgtgaagcctttctatcatctctggtcatccagccaactccagactctaaggcccaggaatgaccactccaacagcactcaaagaaaattgaactgacaagctgctactcaggctctctcagtgtgaaccaagatatatgaagcctgaagagaccattttgagatagagcagaaaaggggggaatagaaaagccgccaaaagacagtaatgaaatccacttatttgtcaattaaactatgctgtcatccctgcaaactatttcctacctagaatctcacaagttccctgtaaagcaaatgagctacaggcctttacttcttccctcaaagctcttgctattctcaagaagggctccaacacagcacccttcaaacttaaggcatatagtgttgtgatgtctaatcaacctatctcccttagtgattatagcagagcaggaacatttgcatgccaaatatgcagtttcttgaaccaggctacctccacagagagccctgtagatgatcacataaacaaacacttggaggaaacataggtgagtgcctggagaagttggtggactattacatttgattgtctatgtttatgtttagacatgagggcaatctgcctctgatacacatcatcctacctggtgttccttggcacttgggacacagatgttcttgctggcctcctcagagaacctcttttcttccccacaggacacttgtggccagcctgctccaccagcagccttctgttctcattcagtaatatccttacGTTTTCGTGgagttgagtgcactcacggaggaggtggtcctccttaatgctgatccacaaagaaaaattggtgattcccagccagattccattggcttgccactcctacaagtcctatgatccctgcaagggccctgattcccagacagcccccagaagagtccacagttacataggagcaccaaacagaggcaggtcatatcaagataccagccatattccacaggactcaacaaacttctAAAAACCCTGACACCAAGAGTACACCATATAcatgacagaagaggaaatgttcctcatggttgattataggtctgtggtaccataaaaccttcagcagggagagggcttagcccctctgagagaggtgagacgaccaaacaggtgtgcaatctttacatttttgttgggaatcctagatcttttaatctgtggtcagaaacccagaggttcagggttcctggatattcccagcgtggtggaaaagttttctatgtagaggatcttgaatttggaagaataaagattggagggtcttggacactcttcacacttaggacacctgtgtccaagaggtacaaatccaagacccttgcctcagggcagggttcctaaataaaaaacagatagcatagaaccagaacccttgcttttgttcaaagtcctaaaaggacagaagcattccctgcctagttctgggggtctcatttgtgtcactgactcacctgtaggaatagttatcttctatcagttccttggagtactgcatggaaccaattatggactggatcattttattcatatccaacattgtcttctcatgttgtgatttaatgatgttgaattcagtgttcatcctgtggcatggcccaagaagcaaataatatgctgaattaaggaatcaataatcatgtgcaaacaggctATATCATGTACTACCCAAGCCAAGTGCATGCCACATCCTGGCTCATTCAAACTGGGTCCCctaggtgctaattaaacttactatcctgggcagaggacagcagagccaggagaccaaatggagctagctgaccttcaagggcttcccgggcaagcatgtaggaatagagtacttctatgacaattttacactacactgtgccacaggcaagggtccagtagatatctgtaatgactttcctcttatttttaaggcagggattctcattccttggttcctgttgttatgtgaattcccagaggacacaactagtatttacaagagaaaggctttatcacatctcctccaggagattcctgtgtgacaacaaggaaacaccaggagcaaacttccctggtgatcactttggacctctatggactcaacactaacaggacctgcaaactgtgcatcacacaaatcctcagaccccatcaaaggtcccagagccccagtcctgaacaaaacacacgcaactatgttcacacacacaaacacaattagaatgccaaataaatccagacaggtgccatctctcagaatataatgaacaatatcagagtaaagccttgaagcctgcaggcattgcattcacacactgagagacagtaagtgtgagcaggACATTCTAGCTGTTCACAGCAACAATCAGAATGCAAaaaccccaaggtcaagtacaaaagaagatgataataaacacacagcaccttgtttatccaacaattaaacacctgtcagggctacttaattgaatgatgggagatgatgcactccattcatggaaggaaattgggttaacagatggcacaatacagtcaacagggtactgggcataattcctacctgtagttcaaatcctcatacatgtaaaggttcaggattccacacatttcctccatgtcattgctgatcttcctcatatccaatttcagttcttctagttcatttcttttggatctcttcttagtcattttggaattttgggttgaagtatttctagcagaccctgcagataggtaaacacaaaagaatttgcatacttgatggcccaggggcaggggagaccattctgagtcccaagaagaagatggagggagagaaaagataaagacagtgaattcctaaaagagcagaaaagctatcttccagctggtttgctaagctatgttcctcttcctaaccaccattgtcagacatatgccacactccctgttacaggcccggttgccttgaaatgtataagctgcctcagacataaagatatggggaacattgtcaggtcatatcagatgggacgcagggaaatcctgaagttcatagtgcttagcactatcaagcactaattaatcgtgtgtcttcaaatccaaagtgtctgagtcctcaccacataacatgaccaggggagcatccttctctgttcttttcatcagagactcaagttacctacagtaatctggaagatgaagtgcttcaactcccttccatgaaaggacacactgttattctcatagtgcccactcctgacattttttgctactcaaaatgaaattaaatagatcccagaaaagtagctgcaggtttgtcaattcctggctctgtcaaactcatcatcagaaattcttgactctttgtctgacattgacaaagtccaaggcttcatcttgtaagacctactcctggaaggcccagctcaagcctacctctaccaggaagttccccaactctgcccaggactcactgtgccttctccataaccatttccttcttcctttttcatgagaaaggattcctcctccttctctgttggtctggtctctccttcatcgccattctctttctgaaat comes from the Mus musculus strain C57BL/6J chromosome 14, GRCm38.p6 C57BL/6J genome and includes:
- the Gm3752 gene encoding uncharacterized protein LOC115488284 isoform c (isoform c is encoded by transcript variant 4), whose translation is MTKKRSKRNELEELKLDMRKISNDMEEMCGILNLYMYEDLNYRMNTEFNIIKSQHEKTMLDMNKMIQSIIGSMQYSKELIEDNYSYSIKEDHLLRECTQLHENVRILLNENRRLLVEQAGHKCPVGKKRGSLRRPARTSVSQVPRNTSVI
- the Gm3752 gene encoding uncharacterized protein LOC115488284 isoform a (isoform a is encoded by transcript variant 1) — its product is MRLRRWWWREGPARGAGGGANASEAREHRVPALLRSAGAGRQDGAAARAPRAWIPEPSLGGTGSARNTSTQNSKMTKKRSKRNELEELKLDMRKISNDMEEMCGILNLYMYEDLNYRMNTEFNIIKSQHEKTMLDMNKMIQSIIGSMQYSKELIEDNYSYSIKEDHLLRECTQLHENVRILLNENRRLLVEQAGHKCPVGKKRGSLRRPARTSVSQVPRNTSVI
- the Gm3752 gene encoding uncharacterized protein LOC115488284 isoform b (isoform b is encoded by transcript variant 2) yields the protein MLNSSKLGVWSARNTSTQNSKMTKKRSKRNELEELKLDMRKISNDMEEMCGILNLYMYEDLNYRMNTEFNIIKSQHEKTMLDMNKMIQSIIGSMQYSKELIEDNYSYSIKEDHLLRECTQLHENVRILLNENRRLLVEQAGHKCPVGKKRGSLRRPARTSVSQVPRNTSVI